The sequence TGACAGATAgttaactagattagtttagaaatgGGTTGGGTttatgagataaatcttaattcactAAAAACAATCAATAACTAAAATATTCTTGAATTGAATTGATTGATTGTTTTGTGTAACATGATGTTTTGTTTATTCATTGTGTTGTGTATGTatgttattatataaatgtttgaaGTAAAAATTATAGGTTGAAACCAGTTACATTATAGTTTAGATATTTCaatagtgaattaaagattaGTTAGTCTCAATTGAATGACACTTAGCAATCTCCAATGCTGAATAGTGAAATAATTCAGTACGAAATAGTGAGGTTTGTAATTCTGGtgtgtttgtgttgtctttgttcgtATGAAACCATCGTCGGGTCTTCCTAAACTGGAAAGGCCAAATACAAGCATGGATTACCATTCATATTAGGAAGACTTGTTTCTATTAGTGAACTGATGAATCCCAAATTTACATAGAAACCGATAGAGTAGTTTTTCTAGTAATTAGAACTATCAATCTATTAAGGTAAAAATGAAGTTAAGATGTAAAGGTAATTAAGATAATAGTTCGaccattagtgttaataataattaATGATAATAGGATCactaataatcataacaaaaGTAATATTAACACTTATCAAATAGTATTGTAATGAATTTTACCTAATCAAAAATCTTATTAGTAAATATATAACGATAAAAGTAATAATTAAGATTAAGTATCTACGCACAAATTATTGGTAATTACCTACAGTCAGAttttgtaaattaaataaaaattagaaaTACATTCTTTTGCATTGAAACTAGATAGATAATATAAGACTTATTAGATTAGACTTGAGAACATGCGAATATTTTGCATAAAATAAAAAGGTTAAAATTTCTCAGTAATCTTATACTCAAATTATTTTTATCTCAATAACTGATTCAGTAAATCATTAGAAATTAAGCAAATATACGTGAAGAAACAATAATAGTATTTGAATGCTTAGTACAAAGATAAACTTGAAAGtaaataaattcgtatattaataggATGCTTTACATTACAAACTATTAGAATACATTATAAATTTATGCAGACGCAAACTGAAATAATATTAAGTCACCAATGCTAATATttaataagatatatatatatatagtatacagACTCGATATGATTAGGTAAAATCAATTATAGTCATACTTAGAAAATTAAGACTTAGTGTACCAACGGGACTATAAACAAACTAATAATGATAGTAATAAAGATATGGAAAATAGTAACGCCGCTGATAGTAATATTTTAATAATTATATTATTAACAAATTTAAAGTAGATAATATTTTAAAATGTATATATTGTATAACAGTAAAATTAAAGTAGCAGATATTATAGATTCACGTGAAATCAAATTTGGATAGTTATATGGATAAATTTcatcaaattaataaattattatatACTAGACTATAAATTTTAGCGCAAAGAATTAGATATACTTATATGTTAGAATCAATTTCACCAATGTAGAgacaattttattatgaaatagAAAATTAGTCTATTGAATttagagctacaaattatagattttagttgtagaaaacaATAtaggtttgtatttcttttcttgttgcttcgaactcatttaaaatgagttgctTTTTCGCGTTGTTGTAGGTATGGGCAGTACTTGCACTTAGTCGGGAGATAGtttttctctataaggtggggagtttttgaagacagAAGAGCGGTTCAATTTTCGAGgtagaaaatgaataaggtggggagaatgtaaggaccctcaagctcgtcaacgctattagaccagtcaagacacgttttagccgctaatgaatcgattagattaacacgaacgttaattgatagaaattaatctaacgatCTAGATGCGAAATTAGTATCATTGAATAAGTCTCGAAATGTTATGtgaaatagactactcgaacgtgtcattcggataccggacgaagaagatatcactggATTAGTACGAAGGGGATTGTCATTTGCAGATAAACCGCCTGGATGCCCTTATCCGTTTattgggtgcctttatcattttggttggccttatcaccaaaaacttgttgagaggaactcattcttcttctttcttcttctttttcttccatgtttcttctctttttctctgTTGATCTCAGTTCAGAAGAACTGAGTTATTTTGTGTGAGTTTTTCATAGAAAGTTAGGTAGTGTGATGAATCGAAGAAGAGGAAGTTGATTGAACTCGATAGTAGAAGAAGCTGATGTTGTTGAATCAATTAGGATTCTGTTCTTGAGTTGGAAGAGAGATTAAGAGGAGTTTTAAGTTTCTATTGGATGAAGATTGAATGGGTTGGTGTTAAATTAAAGTTCTGAAGTTGTTCTTATGAAGAATCACAAAAACAGGTAAACTAGGGTTCCATTAATTTGAAggtttaattattttaatttgaTTTATAGTTTGATCAATTAGAttgggtttgttgttaattgaTGTATACAAACTCTTTCCACCGACTGAACCTACACTTACAGGGGTTAGTTgtgggagagtttgggagattttaATCTATCTAAATCCCTAGGGATTTAGAGGGAGTGTATGAGAGTCTAGACAATTTTGGGGGAGTTTAACCCTAACTCCCCagaaatctcttgttttttgagagatttggtccaaaaacaaaaacatcatgaaactccctcaaactcccccaaattgTAGACTCCCTATAACTCTAGTGTCTTACGACTAACAGAGAGTTTAAGAGATTCTAAtcaaatctctcaccactaacaggggagtttaagggattttgaggtagttttaaaaaatccctaaaaatctctcaccactaacagaGATTTTAAAAGATTTTGACAAACTCCTCCACGACTAACAGGGGATTTGCCAACTCTATTAAAATACATTGAAATCTCACACGACTAACACCCTAGACGATTGGAGAGATTACGCATCAATCACAAAATATACAAGCAAAAACGATAGTACTTTTTCTCTCCATTGTCACGGTGTTTACGATTTTGTCACCATGCAAAGATTTCGCCAGTGGTCGATAATAAACCTTATGTAACAAAAATGCTCATCaccggcaaaaaaaaaaaaatagaaaaaaaaagaaaaaaaggttacTAAATGCCTAAACGGACACCCAGTATAATAATGGAACCATGAACATGAAGAGTAAATGAGAAAGGCTGATACGAACTAATGAATCTTGAACATATATTTCCATTTGTGGATTTAAGTAAATAACTTCTAAAAACGAAGTGAGTAATCCAGTGGGACCTGCTAGATTAAGACTAATGCATAGTTACAGAATTTGCCTACAATCAGTGACATCTTTGGAATCAAGTCTCACATGTCTCTAAACAAATACATCTCTGAATCGAAAGAAGCATTTATTTGGTAACAAGTAAAGGATCCAGAATAATAAAAAATGCCTACATCACCATTGCGGGAGTTTCTTAGCTAAAGGGTCCAGACTCCAGAATCTTGGTACTGCTACTTCAACATTTTTTCCAGCCATTTGATAGAAAATAATATGATAAAATTCAATAAATCATATGTTATCAGGATGATCCTTTCCCAAGCCATGAGCAAGTGCCGCAAATCGTTCATTCACATTAATAAATAGCATACCCCTTTTCAGTTATTAGTCACCCAAATTCCTATAAACAGCAAGGAAGGAGTGGTTTCTTTCTGTCTCTGTCTCTGTCTCTGTCTCTGTCTCTATTGCTTCCTAGGAGGGTCCCCCATACCAAGTAATGAACAATTTCTGTCTCTGTTCAAGATACACTCGAGTCTCAACCACCACCAATCTCTCAAGGGTCAATGATTCCCAGAGTTCATCTCTACTTATATATCTACAATAAGATCAGCGAAGTTGTAACTCGTAATGTAACGATACTTGTAAAACCAGGACTAAATAGCTGTATCTTAAACTGCAATATCTAATTTTTTGGCTAATCTGGCGTGCCGAGCAAAAATTCACGCATGACAATCTGCGGAACATTTTATCAAACGCCATCGTGCATGGACACAAAACTTCACATACATATGAATATCATTCCAAAATCTAAACTTTTCTTCAAACCTAACTTCAAAATATGTTCATCGGTGGATTAAATTAGGGTAAATGCAGAAACAGGGTTGATTTTGGATTAGATCAGGGTATACGAGGTTGCAACAGTTGCTGTAGAATAGATAGAAGAGCTAGAAGGACATGAGGTGAATtctttgataaaataaaataaaatataaggaaGAAGATCCCAAAGAGTACCTACGTTTTCATGTTGCAATTTGGGTGAAACAATTCTTATCGCTGTTAGAGTGAGCTCATGATCAGTTGGATGTTGAGTTAGGTCACAGGCTAATCTGGTAATACCAAATAATTTGTAAAAGTCAATTCTAATAAATGTTTTCCCCatatatatttcaattatattagcTTTCCCCTTAAACAAATTAGCTTTccaacaaaaatcatcaaaaagtcGCTCACCAAGCTGATTTCACATTTTTTGGACTGAGTTTGAAATTCAGAGTTAAAACCTTACATAGGAGACTCGAACCCTAGGGTTTTCGTTCATCTCCAGTCACCACTCTCTACTCCTCTTCCCACCAAATTTATTTTCAAGTTTTCGAAAGTAGTTGCCTACCGGATTTGATCCTCGAAAATCCAAACCCTCGTCACATTTCTCTCCTTCTGTCTTTAGAAATCCCGTCGTCCCTTTCCCGCCAATCTAATGTTACAACTAACTTGATTTAAAACTACAGAGTTCCGTTTCATGTTGGACTTTTTTACAGAGAAAGAGAGCAAAAGATGAATCAAGAAACGTATTTTCAATCAGCTTATCTTGTTGCTTCTCCATCGTATCCAAACTCAGTAGCTTGGTCTGATGAGAATTTGGTTGCTATTGCATCCGGACATCTTGTAACGATTCTGGTAAGTGTAATAAGTTATTTCGAAAGAAAGAAGGTTCTGATTTTGAATTATCAGATATTTtttgagagagaaaaagaaatgaTCTTTCTTTTTGAACTTCAGTTACTTCTGAATCGAGACAGGATGGTGTTCAATTTATGTTAACGATCTTCCCGAAATGTATGCATAGAGATTAGATCATATGATTGGTGATGCTGAAGGCAAATCTGGATATGTTTATATTGATTGTGAATTTTAAACTTCGTTTAAATATGCTCTTCTTCAGAGCTATTTGTGAGGATTTTTAAAAACTAACTTGCTTACCActgtttaatgtttttttttttttttttgaagcagcaCTGTTTAATGTAGTAAACCCTCAGTTCTATCTCTgatgaatttgaatttaaattggTTATTATGACTCATGAATAAAACTCTTTTAGAATCATATTATTTTTGATGATCTCGATTTAAGCTTCTTCTGAGTGGCTTTTGGAGTTACTGTTGGTAggatgaaactttggtaactttTGATCTCGATTCAATCTGTGGTAAAATATCTTCTGAAGATGCCTTTAGAAGTAATTAGCAATttctatgttttaaatttatttcgTAGAATCCGTCACGACTTAATGGACCTCGAAGACTTATTACAATTCCGGCAAGCAAGCCTTTTCCGATTGGTGTAGTTAATAAAGATGGTATGTTTGTAATTAAATCTGTGTTTTATGCTCTTTTTATATGTTCTATCTTCCTTCCCAGGTTGCGAGACATAACAGTCCAGTCATCAGGAAATTCTTCACTATATAGATTTGTAGTTCCAATAATATTTGTCGTGCATAATCGTAATAGTACAATGTAAGTTGGCTTAACTTTAAGTAGTATGTGGACAAAGAAATTACTATAACCTTATCTTTATATCAGGAAAAGGGTTCACCTTATAGCGGCTTCATTTTCGTTACAAAAGAAATGCAAAACAAGAAACTGAAAAGCATTATATCCGTTGAGCACAGGACCTATTGGCCCTACATAAACACGCATTAGGATCAGCTTCCTTGGGTGCCTGTTGTTCCGAATCGGTTTTTGATTCCTTTGGTTTAAATAGTATTGCTCGTGCGTCATAGCTTATTTTTATCTTGTGTCTCGTAAGGCATCAGCTACTGGATTCTTAACACCTTTACTAAGCTAGCAACTCATAGGTTCCAGTCAAATTCATTGAGATTTTGGCTAAACTTTAATTTGAGGTAAGAAGCAGGGTATTGATCAGGCCAACATGTCCATTTAAAATTTGGTGGTTTTCCAAACTGGCTTATCCATCGTGTCCTTGTTCATGCACATGTTCACTTGCCATGTCCCTGATTCATTTAAACACTCAAGCTGTTATCATGTTTAATCACAGTGCGTTTTGGAAGTTTAGGTACATCTGTCTTGGCTTATCGTCTTTATGTCTGTGTTAGATAATTCTGTACTATCCAGATCTGGTTACCAGCTGTTTATTGCCCACCTGTCTGTCACGTGATGCCCGGCCGTGTGTGCGCACTATCATGGTCTCGTCTTGGACTGGCTCCTAATTCTGGGTACATAAACATGCAGAACACTCTATGTTATGTGTATATTACTTAGGTTATCTTATGTTATCTTATGTCCATTTAAAGACTTCAATGTTAATTTGGTGTAGGTGCTTGCTCGCTGTTTGCACTACAGAAGGTCGTGTGAAGCTTTACCGCTCACCATGTTGGGAGTTTTGTGCTGAGTGGATAGAGGTAtgcaataaggaaactctaactGATGTATGGGTTCTTGGGAGGAGATCTGGTAGAGATCAGCCAAACTTCTGGATGAATGGTTTTCTTCGCAAAGGGCTACAGTTTATGACAACAGTCTTTTCTATGATTCCGTTTGTAGGTTAAAGACATTTCCGACTTGTTGTTTGATTATCTAATAAGTATCAACTATGGAGAGGTTAGCATGCCCTTCACTAAACCGTTTCCAGTCAATTCTTTTAGTTTTTAACTATGAATGTGTATTTTCAATTATATTCCGCGCTAGTTTGATCTCTTATTTGTGGAAcaatttgaagttgtttttaCTATGAACCAAGCAATTTTAACCCTTATTGCCATCTTATTTAAGCTAACGATTTTTAGGAACAAGCATTCGAAAATGACATAGTGACGGGATCTTGCAATGATCTGCAGAACTCTCGGGTCAGTAAGAAGCGTAAGGGGAAAATGTAAACCTTCAAATTCATCCTATCCTGTATATCTGTTAGATTTTAATTGCCTTAATAAGTATGTTTGGTGCTGTTGTCATTTACCTTTCTCTAGCATTGCTTTTATCATTATAATAAACTCAACGTTTCAAGAATTTGTCTTTAGTACTGTGAACTTTTGGATTTTGCTTTTTGAAAAACATGGTGCAGTACTAGTCCAGGAGATTTGGGTGATCAACTTTCATTTGATTTGACAAAAAAGGATGAGAACGGTGGCTGTACACATAGTGCGAAACTATATACTACATGCACAGCGTTGGCCTGCTTCCCATGCTCCTTATTGAAAAAGGGATCGTCTGTAGAGGTTGCTAGTAGTATTAATGGTTGGGGTTGAATGCTTATGGAACAAATTTGTTGTCGTTCCTTATGTTTGATACATCTGCGTTGTGTAGGTTCTTGTACAGAATGGGGATCAACGTATTTGGGTTGGCGGTGTAATAAAGCGTGTGGTAAAAGCAAAAGCTCTTGTTCTGTTTCGGGAAAAAATGAAATATGGTAAACTTGTTTTCTTTTAAAAGTTAATCTTCAAAGGCACGACGAATATCGTAATGTGGTTCTTGCGGCTTTTACTTTTCAGGAAAGCAAGATGAATGGGTAGAACTGATCGGCGAACATGATAGTGTCCTCATTGGTAATACACCTAATAAGAATACCTCATCTCTCGGAATTCGTCCCTCTATGGATGTTGGTAATCTTCCAGAAGAAATTGCTTCGGTACAAAGTAATGATGTGGAAGGAATTCTCAGTATTGGGAAAAATGTAGAAGCTTGGACGAATGAGAGGTAAACCTATTTGTTTCTGATTGAAAATTGGGTCATTCATTTCTTATTAAAATGTATGGTGACACTCTCTTGAATCTTAATCGAGCAATTTCTTGTAAGCTGTATTTGATTATGCTGTTAAAATCAGTATTTCCCCTGAACCTCTTACAATGCCATTGTTTctgtgtgtaacttgttcatgTGTATCCCTTAACACTTGTTTGAGTATTTTCTATATAATGCCAAACATACAGTTTGTGTTGAAAAATGGTAACGAGATGACTCTTAGAAAAAAAGAAGTAGCTGCATTAAGTAAGAATTGGGTGAAACTGGGGTTTGCTAATCCCTCGTTAAAGAGGAAACAGTGCAGATGGAATGACGCCACAATTTGACTCGCGGGTCGAGTATGATAAATTGCAGTGATTTTTAAATAATCTCgtgaaaaatatattttgtaaataACTTCACATACTCGTTTATTCATCCATATGAAAATATTATTTACTGCTCGTCACCTTCTACAGGTATCAAACCATAGTTAACTatggatatttttcttttctatctTAATTAAAATTATACCTCTGCAATTTGTAAAAAGGCCTGGCACTCATGTAAGCCGTTTTTGTTGTATGGTTTGATTTCCATTGTCTATTTGCATTGACCATTCCAATTTCTGTGCATTGACCATTCCAATTGTCTATCTGCGTTACGGGGCAGCAAGAGTTTCTTATAATAAATTTATTGGCAGGTGGGTGGAAGGTTTATTTATGGGATTTAATGGCAATAACCTAACAGTGAAACTTTCGGGTAAGTTTTGAACCAAATGATCGATGGAAACTCCAGTTACTGCATATATTGGCTTAAAGAGAAAAATCAAGATATAAGCCGTTCAAATGCCGCCATATCGAATATGCTATATGCTGTCACATTTAGCATTCTCCTTCAGCGGTATTTGCTTAATTATAATTAGTTGTGGTCCTCATAGCAGGCTTCGTTGATTTACTCACTCAACTTCAGTTTGGCTGATCACCTCTTTcaagttggttcatgttcatagATTCTTTATCCAGGCTAGCTACATGAATTAAGCTTGGAACTAGTGCATGCCAATAGCAGTTTATTCAGGACTAGCCATCAGGAGGTCCCGAAGCACCATGTTTTTGTGTCTTCGACTTTTTAATGTCCAAAGCTTTAGTTGTGAACATGTTAGAGAAATATTTAGCTGTTTGTGGTACCCATGTAACTACACCAATACACAAGAAGAGGCCGAGAAATACTTATCATATTTATATGCTTATCATAGGCCGAGAAATATTTATACTTATCATATAAATATACAAATATGTATATTTATATGTTTGTGAATATAAATACTTATATGCTTTTCCTACCGTGCCTGTGTGTCATGATGGTATGTTGCTAATTTGTTTACTTTCAACACAGGTGATGCAGACTGTGTTGAGTTAAACACTATGTCGGTTAGAATGGCGCCGGTATGGAACGGTGAAATTAAATCATGGCAAGTTACTGTTGTCAAGATTGAGTCAAGTAATCGACAGTTGTTGGAGGTGTTCCCCATCAtctcttttcttgttttattcTATAGAGATGGGATACACTACACACTTTGTGATAGCAGCTTTTGTGGATTTCAGATGGAGATGATCCAGGGGCAGATGTAATGTTCACAACGTTTTTGCTCCCTGTTTTTCCAGTGAACTTTTTATGTCCTAGTCGGGCTAATATCCGGATTAGATGGTCTGTGTTATGAGTGAAACATCTTCACCTGAAACACGAACCCTGGATCATCACATGTGACTCATAAGAGTCAGAAATTTTGTAGTGCacatccttcctttttttttatgataAAAGATAATAACTAGGTAATTTCTTTCATATGTCATTTGAACCATGTATATATTTGACTATAATACCTTAAcaagttttgttttgtttatttgtcACTGTACAGATAGTTGAGGTGGAACCTCAAAAGGTCATAGAGAAGTCTCTCAAGAGTACACGAGGAAGTGGCACTCGTTCATTGTTAAGTGCAGAGAAATATGCTTCTCGCAGTTCGATGTTGTCATCTGTTATTGTTGCCTGGTCACCAACCCTGCATTTATCATCTGGAATTTATCCAAATTCTCAAATTAGACCATCCAATGACTGTGCTATACTAGCTGTTGGAGGGAAGATGGGTAATTTTTTTTTCTGGAGAATCCATGAACCTC comes from Papaver somniferum cultivar HN1 chromosome 7, ASM357369v1, whole genome shotgun sequence and encodes:
- the LOC113297660 gene encoding uncharacterized protein LOC113297660 translates to MNQETYFQSAYLVASPSYPNSVAWSDENLVAIASGHLVTILIWLPAVYCPPVCHVMPGRVCALSWSRLGLAPNSGCLLAVCTTEGRVKLYRSPCWEFCAEWIEVKDISDLLFDYLISINYGEEQAFENDIVTGSCNDLQNSRVSKKRKGKITSPGDLGDQLSFDLTKKDENGGCTHSAKLYTTCTALACFPCSLLKKGSSVEVLVQNGDQRIWVGGVIKRVVKAKALVLFREKMKYGKQDEWVELIGEHDSVLIGNTPNKNTSSLGIRPSMDVGNLPEEIASVQSNDVEGILSIGKNVEAWTNERWVEGLFMGFNGNNLTVKLSGDADCVELNTMSVRMAPVWNGEIKSWQVTVVKIESSNRQLLEIVEVEPQKVIEKSLKSTRGSGTRSLLSAEKYASRSSMLSSVIVAWSPTLHLSSGIYPNSQIRPSNDCAILAVGGKMGNFFFWRIHEPLCYSVEQSTDSVDAVLVGLIQAHKTWITAICWELSAEALEHQVLLVTGSSDGSVRIWLGDTEAMLTSSEVNSAPFSLLKEVTAAAPSPVSVLSLTSRSTGKMSLAVGRGSGISELWICHTTNCKFQFAGLYNAHGQVVTGLAWAFDGCCLYSCGQDNTIHCWILHGCTLHKAPIPSNTLGPWPSTDLPHVSDSCLGNKIPESFLQFPLETWCLLWLVALIVLF